One region of Salvelinus sp. IW2-2015 linkage group LG6.1, ASM291031v2, whole genome shotgun sequence genomic DNA includes:
- the LOC111965261 gene encoding teashirt homolog 1: MPRRKQQEPRRSAAYSPEDEFKAGAVDEEHLQDDGLSLNGEDTAYLCNEEEDGGQPPSYRASPLSNGTNPDAGYGSPLSDASDRLTDFKSTSSRDGHEXEEAPLPSGPNNGLSLRDSLAQMKAVYANLISDASWSSIAMDIMKATPATAGAIPTATSPTTTTTHNNNNSENSNASSHHHNGRRSTATANHHTSSGSGSSNGTAATSISSNSGTSSGGGGASNGGAVAYDWHQAALAKTFQHTPYQLLPEPSLFSTVQLYRQNNKLYGSVFTGASKFRCKDCSGAYDTLVGLTVHMNESGHYRDDNKDKEEERGKRWSKPRKRSLMEMEGKEDAQKVLKCMYCGHSFESLQDLSVHMIKTKHYQKVPLKEPVPALATKLMSSAKKRALQDALVSPCSPDSVHGSGGHMHQGDVGKDPKSTTNPYVTPNNRYGYQNGASYTWQFEARKAQILKCMECGSSHDTLQQLTAHMMVTGHFLKVTNSASKKGKQLVFDPVVEEKIQSIPLPPTTTRLPVPSVKSQPVSPALSCGSDEKREPEDERMEASEPGEKMIKEEKEEPGEKTEVNAGSYKYLTEEDLEEAPKGGLDILKSLENTVSSAISKAQTGTPQWGGGYPSIHAAYQLQGHMKHAALHSSVQSVQIQPVFNSGLRGLVTQDSGSVSHSPRSPASPPSLRSNVTAMEELVEKVTRKAVAAAVKKEKEEKMVSLDRHRHPSSIKSPSPVLKEQRDHQSAPNDLTVGKPLVRNSSPGNLESELVCKKEPKESLVDNHHSHSKNGPETRQSPITNGTNSLGIITDHSPERPFINPLSALQSIMNNHLGKASKPISPAGDPLAMLYKISNSVMEKPAFNQTQAKQAEPINRYYQYENNDQPMDLRKSKNSNSNNSNSNSNSSTVINSNSSINGNKPIMSSLSLSDISSPLRENALMDISDMVKNLTGRLTPKSSAPSSISEKSDADGSAFEDALEDLSPVQKRKGRQSNWNPQHLLILQAQFCSSLRETAEGRYAMTDLGPQERVHICKFTGLSMTTISHWLANVKYQLRRTGGTKFLKNMDSCQPVFLCGDCASQFRTASAYIGHLESHLGFSLKDLSKLSNEHLREQQAASKVITDKMTFGSTLASLTAPDDDTXSVYQCRLCNRTFVSKHAVKLHLSKTHGKSPEDHLVFVTALEKLEK; this comes from the coding sequence CGTACTCACCAGAGGACGAGTTTAAGGCAGGAGCAGTCGATGAGGAACACCTGCAGGATGACGGGCTGTCACTGAACGGGGAGGACACYGCGTACCTTTGCAacgaggaagaggatggaggccAGCCGCCCAGCTACCGGGCCTCTCCACTCAGYAACGGCACCAACCCAGACGCYGGCTACGGCTCCCCGCTCAGCGATGCCAGCGACCGKCTCACAGACttcaagagcacctcctccagggATGGCCATGAGARGGAGGARGCSCCCCTCCCCTCTGGACCGAACAATGGYCTCTCCCTGAGGGACAGCCTGGCTCAGATGAAAGCTGTCTATGCAAACCTGATCTCAGATGCCTCCTGGTCCAGCATTGCCATGGACATCATGAAAGCCACACCGGCTACTGCTGGCGCCATCCCCACCGCCACCAgccccaccactaccaccacacacaacaacaacaatagtGAGAACAGCAATGCTAGCAGCCACCACCACAATGGGAGAAGAAGTACTGCCACCGCCAACCACCATACAAGCAGTGGCAGTGGCAGCTCTAACGGCACCGCGGCTACCTCCATCAGTAGCAACAGTGGCACCAGCAGTGGCGGTGGTGGTGCTAGTAACGGTGGGGCTGTGGCCTATGACTGGCACCAGGCAGCCTTGGCTAAGACCTTCCAGCATACCCCTTACCAACTGCTGCCTGAGCCCAGCCTGTTCAGCACGGTGCAGCTCTACCGCCARAACAACAAGCTCTACGGCTCAGTCTTCACCGGCGCCAGCAAGTTCCGCTGCAAAGACTGCAGCGGCGCCTACGACACGCTGGTGGGSCTCACGGTCCACATGAACGAGTCGGGCCACTACCGTGACGACAACAAGGACAAGGAGGAAGAGCGGGGCAAGCGCTGGTCCAAGCCCCGCAAGCGCTCCCtgatggagatggaggggaaaGAGGATGCTCAGAAGGTGCTCAAGTGTATGTACTGCGGCCACTCCTTCGAGTCTCTGCAGGACCTGAGCGTCCACATGATCAAGACCAAGCATTACCAGAAAGTGCCCCTCAAAGAACCAGTGCCAGCCCTGGCCACTAAACTGATGTCCTCTGCCAAAAAAAGAGCCCTCCAGGATGCCCTGGTATCCCCATGCTCCCCAGACTCTGTCCATGGTAGCGGTGGCCACATGCACCAAGGGGACGTTGGGAAAGACCCCAAGTCCACGACAAACCCCTATGTCACACCCAACAACCGCTACGGCTATCAGAACGGTGCCAGCTACACTTGGCAGTTTGAGGCTCGCAAGGCCCAGATCCTGAAGTGTATGGAGTGCGGGAGCTCCCACGATACActgcagcagctgactgcccacATGATGGTCACAGGCCACTTCCTCAAGGTCACCAACTCCGCCTCAAAAAAGGGCAAGCAGCTAGTGTTTGACCCAGTGGTGGAGGAGAAGATCCAATCCATCCCTctgccacccaccaccaccaggcTTCCCGTCCCCAGCGTCAAATCTCAGCCTGTCTCCCCTGCACTCTCCTGCGGCTCTGACGAAAAGAGAGAACCGGAAGACGAGAGGATGGAGGCAAGTGAACCCGGGGAGAAAATGatcaaagaggagaaggaagagccaGGTGAGAAGACTGAGGTGAACGCTGGGTCGTATAAGTATCTGACAGAGGAGGACCTGGAGGAGGCTCCTAAAGGAGGTTTGGACATCCTCAAGTCCCTGGAGAACACTGTGTCCAGTGCCATCAGCAAGGCCCAGACGGGCACGCCCCAGTGGGGTGGTGGCTACCCCAGCATCCACGCTGCTTACCAGCTCCAGGGCCACATGAAGCATGCAGCACTGCACTCCTCAGTCCAGAGTGTGCAGATCCAGCCGGTGTTCAACAGCGGGCTCCGCGGCCTGGTGACCCAGGACTCAGGCTCAGTCAGCCACTCCCCCAGGAGCCCCGCATCTCCGCCCTCTCTCAGGAGCAATGTTACTGCCATGGAAGAGCTGGTGGAGAAGGTCACAAGGaaagctgttgctgctgctgtgaagaaagagaaagaggagaagatggtCAGCTTGGACCGCCACAGGCATCCATCCTCCATCAAGTCGCCGTCTCCTGTACTGAAAGAGCAGAGGGACCACCAATCAGCGCCCAATGACCTCACTGTCGGGAAGCCCCTCGTGAGGAACAGCAGCCCTGGAAATTTAGAGTCGGAGCTGGTCTGCAAAAAGGAGCCCAAAGAGAGCCTGGTAGACAACCACCACAGCCATTCAAAGAACGGCCCAGAGACTCGCCAGTCACCCATCACCAACGGCACCAACAGCTTGGGCATCATCACCGATCACTCACCAGAGAGGCCTTTCATCAACCCCCTCAGCGCACTTCAGTCAATCATGAACAACCACCTGGGCAAGGCCTCCAAGCCCATCAGCCCTGCTGGCGACCCGCTGGCCATGCTCTACAAGATCAGCAACAGCGTGATGGAGAAGCCGGCCTTCAACCAGACTCAAGCCAAGCAAGCCGAGCCCATCAACCGCTACTATCAGTACGAGAACAACGACCAGCCTATGGACCTGAGGAAGTCCaaaaacagcaacagcaacaacagcaacagcaacagcaacagcagcactgtcatcaacagcaacagcagcataAATGGTAACAAACCCATAATGTCaagcctgtctctgtctgacatTTCTTCTCCTCTGAGAGAGAATGCTTTGATGGACATCTCAGACATGGTAAAGAACCTTACAGGCAGGCTGACACCCAAGTCCTCTGCCCCGTCATCCATCTCAGAGAAGTCGGACGCAGACGGCAGTGCGTTCGAGGATGCTCTGGAGGACCTCTCCCCGGTCCAGAAGAGGAAAGGGCGGCAGTCCAACTGGAACCCCCAGcacctcctcatcctccaggCTCAGTTCTGCTCTAGCCTGCGGGAGACCGCGGAGGGCCGCTACGCCATGACGGACCTCGGTCCCCAAGAGCGGGTTCACATCTGCAAGTTCACAGGCCTCTCCATGACCACCATCTCTCACTGGCTGGCCAACGTCAAGTACCAGCTCCGGCGGACTGGYGGGACCAAGTTCCTGAAGAACATGGACTCCTGCCAGCCTGTGTTCCTCTGCGGTGACTGTGCCTCGCAGTTCAGGACTGCGTCYGCCTACATCGGCCACCTGGAGTCTCACCTGGGCTTCAGCTTGAAGGACCTGTCCAAGCTGTCCAATGAGCACCTACGGGAGCAGCAGGCTGCCTCCAAGGTGATCACAGACAAAATGACTTTTGGCAGCACCCTGGCATCCYTGACYGCACCAGACGACGACACTRGCTCAGTTTACCAGTGCAGGCTTTGCAATCGGACATTCGTCAGCAAGCACGCGGTCAAACTGCACCTCAGCAAGACCCATGGCAAGTCACCAGAAGATCACCTGGTGTTCGTCACTGCTCTTGAGAAACTGGAGAAGTAG